Proteins encoded by one window of Octopus bimaculoides isolate UCB-OBI-ISO-001 chromosome 4, ASM119413v2, whole genome shotgun sequence:
- the LOC106874712 gene encoding activin receptor type-1 produces the protein MRQKLSRRRRHQKLKLYGINALSSEKKSKNKTISCFCCDCPNSSCQTSTVCFSSVTRERDGEVIHQKGCTERPELLSCNPSQSVTYLIECCNESWCNTNTTLSLPPETTAAVKNPSLVLLLSILIVIALFNAAILAFIAYIRWKHKCRMEDFGAREPYLLEDSERKASKDEKSSLKEHYEQSVTSGSGSGLPFLVQSTVARQVMMVEMIGKGRYGEVWKGTYHGEVVAVKTFSSRDEASWDRETEIYNTVLLRHDNILGYLASDMTSRNSCTQLWLIMHYHVNGSLYDYLQRVVLNHQSMLLLAYSAAAGLVHLHSEILGKQGKPAIAHRDIKSKNILVKKDGSCCIGDLGLAVIHSQTTNILDLGNNTKVGTKRYMAPEVLDDHLNTSLFESFKCIDVYAFGLVLWEITRRCALGGISEEYKPPFWDVVPSDPSFEDMRKVVSVDQQRPIIPNRWTTDPILNQVGKLMKECWRHEPKARLSMLRVKKNLQRYMNKPEDDN, from the exons ATGAGACAGAAACTCTCACGCCGAAGACGGCACCAGAAGCTTAAGCTTTATGGCATTAATGCTCTCAGCAGTGAGAAAAAAA gcaaaaataaaactatttcctgcttctgttgtgacTGCCCAAACTCCTCTTGTCAAACCTCAACTGTT TGTTTTTCTTCCGTCACTCGTGAGCGAGATGGGGAAGTAATCCATCAAAAAGGTTGCACTGAACGACCAGAACTGCTTAGTTGCAACCCAAGTCAGAGTGTCACGTATTTAATTGAATGCTGCAATGAAAGTTGGTGCAACACCAATACGACCCTCTCACTACCTCCTGAAACTACTGCAG CGGTAAAGAATCCTTCACTTGTGCTTCTATTAAGCATCCTCATAGTTATTGCTCTGTTTAATGCTGCAATACTGGCTTTCATTGCTTATATTCGATGGAAGCACAAATGTCGAATGGAGGATTTTGGTGCACGAGAACCATACCTTTTAGAAGATAGTGAACGTAAAGCTAGCAAGGATGAGAAGAGTTCACTGAAG GAGCATTATGAACAATCAGTAACATCTGGAAGTGGATCTGGTTTGCCTTTTCTTGTTCAAAGTACTGTAGCCAGACAAGTCATGATGGTTGAAATGATTG gTAAAGGACGATATGGAGAAGTGTGGAAAGGAACCTATCATGGTGAAGTTGTTGCTGTTAAGACATTTTCTTCTCGTGATGAAGCCAGCTGGGATCGTGAAACTGAAATTTATAACACTGTTTTACTACGTCATGATAATATTCTTGGATACTTAGCATCAGACATGACCAGTCGTAACTCATGCACTCAGCTATGGCTCATCATGCACTACCATGTCAATGGCTCCCTCTATGACTACTTACAGAGAGTAGTTTTAAACCATCAGTCGATGCTGCTTTTGGCTTATTCAGCAGCAGCAGGTCTGGTTCATCTTCATTCGGAAATTCTTGGAAAACAAGGAAAGCCTGCTATTGCACACCGAGATATTAAGTCGAAGAATATCCTGGTCAAAAAAGATGGCTCCTGTTGCATTGGTGATCTTGGACTTGCTGTCATACATAGTCAAACAACGAACATCTTAGATCTTGGTAACAACACCAAGGTGGGGACAAAACGTTACATGGCACCCGAGGTCCTTGATGATCATTTGAACACTTCTCTATTTGAGTCATTCAAATGTATTGATGTGTATGCCTTTGGTCTGGTTCTCTGGGAAATAACACGCCGTTGTGCTCTTGGAG GTATTTCTGAAGAATACAAGCCACCATTTTGGGATGTTGTTCCAAGCGATCCTAGTTTTGAGGATATGAGAAAAGTAGTTTCTGTTGATCAGCAACGACCCATAATTCCAAACAGATGGACTACTGATCCT ATTCTCAACCAGGTGGGCAAATTAATGAAAGAATGCTGGCGCCATGAACCCAAAGCCAGACTGTCGATGCTGCGTGTTAAGAAGAATTTACAGCGTTATATGAATAAACCTGAAGATGACAATTAA